A genomic window from Paenibacillus sp. FSL K6-0276 includes:
- a CDS encoding ABC transporter substrate-binding protein, with translation MSYFNVSIRKPILLGAIAVLLLMLIAGCSGSNNKADSNKEAVESASPATQSPQTAEPASGGTFVYGRPASVTSLDLHNQITSNNAFAIDKVFESLVAFDSKGEIIDWLAKSHSISEDGLTYTFKLRDGLKFSNGTDVTAEDAVFSLERHLKVGGPLEISAKVDTIKAQDNKTLVITLKEPYTPFISELSNFSNGILPNNFGGVSEEEFFKKPIGTGPFVVETWDTAGDLTFTKNKFYWQEGKPYIDKLVYKLIEDDSQAINQLKAGEVNAIESLALQNANEIKDGADTKVVTNGSWVTEQLFFNTLDEHFSDVHVRRALALALDREGLTKALTFGYAQTANSLLPTTIPYNANDTIKALNFNIEAAKEELAKSAFPDGFTTKLLVASGNSTRAQEAQIIQAAGQTIGIKIEIESIELATFRERFFAYDFAAMLNSGQADSPEANSIIAFQTDPEGFSKSYWTHYTNDEVTKLLYEGQKTADGDARAEIYSKLLQTLADEVPYIPLYYPEVLKGIRSSVDGLVVLPNGSARFEDVRISQ, from the coding sequence ATGTCATATTTTAATGTTTCTATTAGGAAACCGATTCTGTTGGGGGCGATAGCAGTTTTGCTATTGATGTTAATTGCAGGATGCTCGGGATCTAATAATAAGGCTGATTCCAATAAGGAAGCAGTGGAAAGCGCGAGTCCAGCAACTCAGAGTCCTCAAACCGCAGAGCCTGCATCAGGAGGTACTTTCGTCTATGGACGGCCTGCTTCTGTAACCTCACTGGATTTGCATAATCAGATTACGTCTAACAATGCTTTTGCTATCGACAAAGTATTTGAATCATTAGTTGCTTTTGACAGCAAGGGCGAAATTATAGATTGGCTTGCCAAGTCACATAGTATCAGTGAAGATGGCTTGACGTATACATTTAAACTCCGCGATGGTTTGAAGTTTTCAAATGGTACGGATGTAACTGCAGAGGATGCCGTATTCTCCCTTGAGCGGCACTTGAAGGTTGGCGGCCCGCTGGAAATATCCGCAAAGGTCGACACAATCAAAGCGCAGGATAACAAAACGCTTGTTATTACGCTTAAAGAGCCTTATACACCATTTATCTCAGAGCTGTCCAATTTCTCAAATGGCATTCTTCCTAACAATTTTGGTGGAGTCTCCGAAGAAGAATTCTTCAAGAAACCAATCGGAACGGGACCTTTTGTTGTTGAAACATGGGACACTGCGGGTGATCTCACCTTCACCAAGAATAAATTCTACTGGCAAGAAGGCAAACCATATATTGATAAGCTAGTTTATAAGCTGATTGAAGACGACAGTCAAGCGATCAACCAGTTGAAGGCTGGAGAAGTTAATGCTATTGAATCTTTGGCACTGCAAAATGCCAATGAGATCAAAGATGGAGCTGACACTAAAGTAGTTACTAACGGCAGTTGGGTGACAGAGCAATTGTTCTTTAATACGTTGGATGAACATTTTTCTGATGTGCATGTCCGTCGCGCACTGGCTCTGGCGCTTGATCGTGAGGGCTTGACCAAGGCGCTAACCTTTGGTTATGCACAAACAGCAAACTCATTGCTGCCAACAACGATTCCTTATAACGCAAATGATACAATCAAGGCACTGAACTTCAATATCGAAGCAGCCAAGGAGGAGCTCGCGAAATCTGCCTTCCCTGATGGTTTCACTACTAAATTACTTGTAGCATCCGGTAATAGCACAAGAGCTCAAGAGGCACAAATTATTCAGGCAGCGGGTCAAACGATCGGGATTAAGATTGAGATTGAGTCGATTGAACTTGCCACTTTCCGTGAACGTTTCTTTGCATATGATTTTGCGGCAATGTTGAACAGCGGTCAAGCTGATTCGCCAGAAGCGAACTCGATTATTGCTTTCCAAACTGATCCGGAAGGCTTCAGCAAATCGTATTGGACGCATTATACGAATGATGAAGTAACGAAGCTTCTATATGAGGGACAAAAAACAGCGGATGGTGATGCTCGGGCGGAAATCTATTCTAAGCTACTGCAGACACTTGCTGATGAAGTGCCTTACATTCCACTTTATTATCCGGAGGTTTTGAAAGGTATCCGTTCTTCAGTCGATGGCCTCGTTGTTCTACCTAACGGTAGCGCACGTTTCGAAGATGTCCGCATTAGCCAATGA
- a CDS encoding ABC transporter permease, producing MNLKQVLNQPRGSKDSYNWLVISLIKALAVIICVMIAVFFIIRIVPGDPAKMILGEYSTPEALKSMHHTLGLDLPLWEQFMRFVKTLFTQGDTGNSIIMGTSTRELITQRAPVTLLLIVMACVLAIFVSLLLATVAATHKDKLLDHLIRIFPTITLGMPIFWVGLLLILLFSVRLGWFPVGGVSEGWIGTLHSLTLPAITVSFSQIPTLVRSLRAQMLEVLESDFVVTLKAAGIPSRVILFKHVLRNSALPTLMLMGVNISYLIGGTLVVEQVFGIKGIGSLLFTSISKRDFPVIQGIALYCALSVVIISLLIEIISWWLDPRTKGKQ from the coding sequence ATGAATCTTAAGCAGGTGTTAAATCAACCTAGAGGAAGCAAAGATTCATATAACTGGCTTGTGATATCACTTATAAAAGCGTTGGCAGTGATTATCTGCGTAATGATAGCAGTCTTTTTCATCATCCGAATTGTGCCGGGAGATCCAGCTAAAATGATCCTGGGAGAATACAGTACCCCTGAGGCGCTCAAAAGTATGCATCATACTCTTGGGCTGGACCTCCCTTTATGGGAGCAATTCATGCGATTTGTGAAGACGCTGTTTACTCAAGGAGATACTGGAAACTCCATTATTATGGGGACATCAACAAGAGAGTTGATTACGCAGCGGGCCCCTGTTACTTTGTTGCTCATAGTGATGGCCTGTGTGTTGGCGATTTTCGTATCACTTCTTCTTGCTACAGTAGCAGCTACGCATAAGGATAAACTGCTGGATCATTTAATACGTATTTTTCCTACAATAACTTTGGGTATGCCAATCTTCTGGGTTGGCTTACTTTTAATTTTGCTCTTTAGTGTTCGGCTTGGCTGGTTCCCTGTTGGGGGAGTAAGTGAAGGTTGGATCGGAACCTTGCATAGTCTTACACTTCCAGCAATCACCGTTTCTTTTTCACAGATTCCTACGCTGGTCCGTTCTTTAAGAGCGCAGATGCTTGAAGTGTTAGAATCAGATTTTGTAGTCACACTTAAGGCTGCGGGAATACCAAGCAGGGTTATTTTGTTTAAACATGTGCTGCGCAATTCTGCTCTCCCTACGCTGATGCTAATGGGTGTAAATATTTCTTATCTAATCGGCGGCACATTGGTCGTTGAACAAGTGTTTGGAATTAAGGGAATTGGCAGCTTGTTGTTCACTTCAATTTCGAAACGGGACTTTCCGGTTATTCAAGGAATAGCACTTTACTGTGCGCTATCTGTTGTGATCATCAGTCTCTTGATTGAAATCATTTCCTGGTGGCTTGATCCCAGAACGAAAGGAAAACAATGA
- a CDS encoding ABC transporter permease codes for MKTIRLEPRLYEGGKMTSGLKRIWNTPSFLVGIIMFAALIFLTVFIPYISPYDPSEQNLSAFLQPPSAEHWLGTDQLGRDLFTRLIYAARTDLKIMVLAEIIPFCTGVFLGMLAGYYGKWIDTVITLLSDTLIAFPFYLIVIIVAFASGAGERGIYITFMLVGWIVFARVVRGLSASFRNQEWVASAQTLGLPGVRIILRHLLPNVLPQAVVVLMTDMIGILVAIVTLGYLGIGITPPTPDWGTMISDGQPFITTAWWLSAVPGFAVVYTGIALSLLGDGLADIWRKK; via the coding sequence ATGAAAACTATAAGACTAGAGCCACGATTGTATGAGGGTGGCAAGATGACTAGCGGTTTAAAGCGAATATGGAATACCCCTTCATTTCTAGTGGGAATTATTATGTTTGCAGCTCTTATTTTCTTGACTGTGTTCATACCGTATATAAGTCCTTATGACCCCTCCGAGCAAAATTTGAGTGCCTTTTTACAGCCTCCATCAGCCGAACATTGGCTAGGAACCGATCAGTTGGGACGTGATTTGTTTACTAGACTGATTTATGCAGCAAGGACTGATCTAAAAATCATGGTCTTGGCAGAAATCATCCCTTTTTGTACAGGTGTATTCTTAGGAATGCTGGCAGGATACTACGGAAAATGGATCGATACAGTTATTACGCTGCTGTCAGATACGCTCATCGCTTTTCCTTTTTATTTGATCGTCATTATCGTTGCTTTTGCTAGCGGAGCAGGAGAACGAGGCATTTATATTACTTTTATGCTTGTAGGTTGGATTGTCTTTGCTCGTGTCGTTAGAGGTCTAAGCGCATCCTTTCGTAATCAGGAATGGGTGGCGTCCGCTCAAACTTTAGGGCTACCCGGGGTAAGAATTATTTTGCGTCATCTGCTGCCCAATGTACTTCCTCAAGCCGTGGTCGTCCTCATGACAGATATGATTGGAATACTTGTCGCCATTGTTACACTCGGGTATCTTGGGATCGGTATTACACCGCCAACTCCAGACTGGGGGACAATGATTTCGGATGGACAGCCCTTTATCACTACAGCTTGGTGGCTCTCGGCCGTTCCGGGATTTGCAGTGGTGTATACGGGGATAGCCCTGTCTCTCCTAGGTGATGGTTTAGCAGACATATGGAGGAAAAAATGA
- a CDS encoding ABC transporter ATP-binding protein, with amino-acid sequence MMSIQPILEIEALTLAAKSNERLVNNVSFSLGKGESLGLVGESGSGKSLTLRAILGLLPNGVEQIGGTIKSDVSSAMVFQDPRGALDPLCMVVNQLAEVVYYRQRVSRKASRIIALELLERLGLPDSLKKKDRYPSQLSGGQCQRVVIALALACKPGILLCDEPTTALDVTVQRKIIETITSLQHELSFAMVFVTHNLAIAANLCSRLCVMKQGQIVEYGDTLDILQNPTDPYTQMLIDSVLPLPALEGSRDSWN; translated from the coding sequence ATGATGTCTATACAACCCATTTTAGAAATAGAGGCTTTAACACTGGCGGCCAAGTCAAATGAGAGATTAGTCAACAATGTTAGCTTTTCGCTGGGCAAAGGGGAAAGTCTAGGATTAGTAGGTGAATCAGGTTCAGGAAAATCGCTTACGCTGCGTGCAATTCTAGGATTGCTTCCAAACGGTGTTGAACAGATAGGTGGCACCATTAAAAGTGACGTAAGCAGTGCGATGGTATTTCAAGATCCAAGAGGTGCGCTTGATCCGCTCTGTATGGTTGTCAATCAGCTGGCTGAAGTTGTGTATTACAGACAGAGAGTAAGTCGAAAAGCTTCGCGGATAATTGCACTGGAGCTACTCGAAAGGCTTGGTCTCCCCGATTCTTTAAAGAAAAAGGACCGGTATCCGAGTCAGCTTTCAGGCGGTCAGTGTCAACGGGTAGTCATCGCTCTGGCACTGGCATGTAAGCCAGGCATTCTTCTTTGTGATGAGCCGACAACGGCGCTGGACGTCACGGTTCAACGGAAAATTATTGAGACGATCACGAGCCTCCAGCATGAGCTCAGTTTTGCCATGGTTTTTGTTACGCATAATCTTGCGATTGCAGCTAACTTGTGCTCACGGTTATGTGTAATGAAACAGGGGCAGATTGTTGAGTATGGCGATACCCTTGATATTTTGCAAAATCCGACGGACCCTTACACACAGATGCTGATTGATTCAGTGCTTCCTTTGCCAGCGCTTGAAGGGAGTAGAGACTCATGGAATTAG
- a CDS encoding ATP-binding cassette domain-containing protein, whose amino-acid sequence MELALQIKDLTVHYGGFTALDCINLNLEQHTTLGLVGESGSGKSTLARVIAGLIAPHEGKILLGTQELKKKRSREQRKIIQMIFQNPDASLNPKHSIRQILSEPLLFHKIVGRTDVEQRCKELLNQVHLEQKALDKFPHEFSGGQRQRIAIARALSVEPNILIADEPTSALDVSVQLSVLELFNTLKAELNLTMLFISHDLGVINAISDTVAVMRQGKLVEQSPKDQFFIRPKHEYSYELLSAVPKMPKSSTSGGFL is encoded by the coding sequence ATGGAATTAGCCTTGCAAATAAAAGATTTAACTGTTCATTATGGCGGATTTACTGCGCTGGATTGCATCAATCTGAATCTTGAGCAGCACACGACCCTTGGTCTTGTTGGAGAATCCGGCTCAGGGAAATCTACGCTGGCGCGAGTAATTGCTGGACTGATTGCGCCGCATGAGGGGAAGATCCTGTTAGGTACTCAAGAATTAAAAAAGAAAAGAAGCCGTGAGCAGCGAAAAATAATCCAGATGATCTTCCAAAATCCAGATGCGTCGCTGAACCCTAAACATTCGATTAGGCAAATTCTTTCCGAGCCCTTATTATTTCATAAAATAGTGGGACGTACGGACGTTGAGCAAAGATGCAAAGAGCTATTAAACCAAGTTCACTTGGAACAAAAAGCTTTAGACAAATTTCCGCACGAATTTTCTGGCGGTCAGCGTCAACGGATAGCGATCGCTCGCGCATTAAGCGTTGAGCCGAACATCCTGATCGCGGATGAACCTACGAGCGCGCTGGATGTATCTGTGCAGCTTAGTGTGCTCGAGCTGTTCAATACGCTGAAAGCCGAGCTTAATCTCACCATGCTTTTTATTTCCCATGATTTAGGAGTAATTAATGCAATTAGTGATACGGTAGCTGTCATGCGGCAAGGAAAGCTTGTGGAGCAGAGTCCGAAGGATCAATTCTTCATCCGGCCTAAACATGAATACAGTTACGAGCTGTTGTCGGCGGTTCCCAAAATGCCAAAATCAAGTACATCAGGAGGTTTCTTATGA
- a CDS encoding aminotransferase class V-fold PLP-dependent enzyme: MSPEHNVYVPLSVAEYNKLTHLISNILFTEYPPVIIPAEAILGIEAVAAGIAAPGRTIVNIVTGPYGSLFGKWLERGGATVVEVKVPFDEVVTSDQVASAIKKFKPCALSFVQAEVVTGGSNPAKEIFKIAKEFDLITVTDSVSAVGGEDLQVDEWGVDFAVIGAQKALAGPNGVSAVSISPRGWKFLESNKNAPRNSILSLLDLKPSLDGAAPLRVAPNIPTLEARALVLALTRIEEEGLEQVIKRHERAAASAVAGIKSLGLEPWQKDSRHYSTLTTTVRISGKQDLQIEQSIGIVAPGDGELFGHLLRINHFGTNADRQSVEEAISTLAQLLKQNSDQALLAVRLAWGE; the protein is encoded by the coding sequence ATGAGCCCAGAACATAATGTATATGTGCCACTTTCAGTGGCTGAGTACAATAAGCTTACACATTTGATTTCTAATATCTTGTTTACTGAGTATCCTCCAGTTATCATCCCAGCTGAAGCAATCCTAGGAATCGAGGCGGTGGCTGCCGGAATAGCCGCGCCTGGTCGAACCATTGTAAATATAGTCACAGGTCCCTATGGAAGTTTATTTGGAAAATGGCTTGAAAGGGGGGGAGCAACGGTTGTTGAAGTAAAGGTTCCTTTTGATGAAGTGGTCACTAGTGATCAGGTTGCTTCCGCGATTAAAAAGTTTAAACCTTGTGCCCTTTCTTTTGTTCAGGCTGAAGTGGTTACAGGCGGTTCTAATCCTGCTAAAGAAATATTTAAGATTGCAAAGGAATTCGATCTTATTACTGTGACGGACTCTGTTTCAGCAGTTGGGGGAGAGGATCTACAGGTTGATGAATGGGGAGTTGATTTTGCAGTGATAGGTGCGCAAAAAGCCTTGGCTGGACCTAATGGTGTTAGTGCCGTCAGTATTTCACCACGCGGCTGGAAATTTCTTGAGTCAAATAAAAATGCTCCGCGTAACTCCATTCTGTCCTTGCTGGATCTCAAACCTTCGCTGGATGGCGCCGCGCCACTACGGGTTGCTCCAAACATTCCAACTCTGGAAGCCAGAGCTCTAGTACTGGCTTTGACAAGAATTGAAGAAGAAGGATTGGAGCAAGTGATCAAGCGTCATGAACGGGCTGCAGCTTCTGCTGTAGCTGGTATTAAATCGTTGGGGCTTGAACCTTGGCAGAAGGACAGCAGACACTATTCTACACTGACTACAACGGTTCGGATTTCTGGGAAGCAAGATTTGCAGATCGAACAGTCTATAGGCATTGTGGCTCCCGGAGACGGAGAATTATTTGGGCATCTTTTGCGGATCAATCATTTTGGAACGAATGCTGACCGTCAAAGTGTGGAGGAAGCCATATCGACGCTTGCCCAATTGTTGAAACAAAACTCTGATCAGGCATTACTAGCTGTTCGGTTGGCTTGGGGGGAATGA
- a CDS encoding amidohydrolase family protein — translation MIHKHPELQTFKDIYIAGIKGKRFDVVIKDGYFSSITEVEPQQNDSALTGTDLWISPGIIDLHTHLAWTDFDHADQLKRDFQQIETMQAQAFEATLRTGVTTVRDAGGILPSTVQHLVQQYQQPLRVQTSSDMLGAADARGLKHLEQRMAQIFDTGAGWIKIMATGGLGTPTEKVVDPIFSEEEFAFIVRNAHAHDKKVLIHTWGGVTIDWSIQAGVESIEHGMFLTEDQAGRLANSGVAFVPTTSIYRIAADPKGVLALNPIICERAARAAESHPKAINYAKREGVRIGFGTDYATPSLHGYNLQELDTLIDYGLTRGEAWQSATKTAADILGSGNELGQITEGFIADAVIFKVDPYQAHNAEVLRNSIVSVISGAKEAELI, via the coding sequence ATGATCCATAAGCATCCAGAACTGCAAACATTCAAGGATATTTATATAGCGGGTATCAAAGGTAAACGTTTTGATGTTGTGATCAAGGATGGCTATTTTTCATCTATTACTGAAGTGGAGCCGCAACAAAATGACTCAGCTCTTACAGGTACAGATCTATGGATAAGTCCAGGTATTATTGATCTTCATACGCATCTTGCTTGGACAGACTTTGACCATGCGGACCAATTGAAGCGCGATTTCCAGCAGATCGAAACCATGCAGGCGCAGGCCTTTGAAGCTACTCTTAGAACGGGTGTAACGACTGTGCGTGATGCAGGCGGAATTCTGCCAAGCACAGTGCAGCATCTTGTTCAGCAGTATCAGCAACCTCTGAGAGTGCAGACCAGCAGCGATATGCTTGGAGCAGCAGATGCCCGTGGTCTTAAGCATTTGGAACAACGAATGGCGCAAATCTTTGATACAGGAGCAGGTTGGATAAAAATCATGGCTACAGGTGGTCTCGGAACACCTACCGAGAAAGTCGTGGATCCTATTTTTTCCGAAGAAGAGTTCGCATTCATTGTTCGTAATGCACATGCTCACGATAAGAAGGTGTTGATTCATACCTGGGGAGGAGTGACTATAGACTGGTCTATTCAGGCCGGCGTGGAATCTATAGAGCACGGAATGTTTCTGACTGAGGATCAGGCAGGTAGACTAGCTAATTCAGGAGTAGCTTTTGTGCCTACCACATCCATTTATCGTATCGCTGCTGATCCGAAAGGGGTGCTGGCATTGAACCCGATTATTTGCGAACGAGCTGCCCGTGCTGCCGAATCACATCCCAAAGCCATTAATTATGCAAAAAGAGAAGGCGTACGTATTGGATTCGGTACAGATTATGCCACACCTTCACTACATGGTTATAATCTTCAAGAACTGGATACGTTGATTGATTATGGCTTAACTCGGGGAGAAGCGTGGCAGTCTGCTACCAAAACCGCTGCTGACATTCTAGGAAGCGGCAATGAACTGGGGCAAATTACAGAGGGTTTTATTGCAGATGCTGTGATTTTCAAAGTGGATCCGTACCAGGCGCACAATGCAGAGGTACTTCGAAACAGTATCGTTTCCGTGATTAGTGGAGCGAAGGAAGCGGAATTAATCTAG
- a CDS encoding sigma factor G inhibitor Gin, whose protein sequence is MEQQTGQACIICGQVKEEGIVIVSHFICEECEAEMIRTEAEDAKYRFFIGRMKKIGLQKNA, encoded by the coding sequence ATGGAACAGCAAACCGGGCAAGCTTGTATCATTTGTGGACAGGTGAAAGAGGAAGGTATTGTGATTGTCTCGCATTTTATTTGTGAGGAATGTGAGGCTGAGATGATACGTACCGAGGCTGAAGATGCCAAGTACCGTTTTTTTATCGGCCGGATGAAGAAGATCGGATTGCAAAAAAACGCTTAA
- a CDS encoding aminotransferase class I/II-fold pyridoxal phosphate-dependent enzyme, whose protein sequence is MNNLQRCRAPIYEMLEQYRIMGNISYHVPGHKNGEAYDGDAGAGFLDEVMKYDVTEITGTDDLHHPEGVIKEAQELAADCFGAEESFFLVGGSTAGNLALILTACPEPGMIMILQRNVHKSVIHGLMLAGVRAVFLEPLIDPPSGLAVAPAAEAVEAALAAYPEAAAVLVTMPNYYGMGSDLAPLARICHNSGVPLLVDEAHGAHYGQHPALPAGALACGADSVVQSTHKMLIAMTMGAMLHVQGPRLDRALLRQRLAMVQSSSPSYPMMASLDLARRLLHSRGSDAFTAGLAAVDVLRRGLAELPRFGLVQPAEPLHPNTPLDSMAAYVTQDPFKVVIYDATGVLSGFELQRRLEAKGCVPEMSDDRHVVLLFSLGSKAEDAARLLQVLREIDSEEPSESPLAPDISESRNISTWNNFDSLQISAPVSFSLKPVSANEIESIDLEHCVGRVAAEMVIPYPPGIPILYPGEVITDQIQRRLAGLAKGGAKFQACADPVLQRIEVYNIQKGGEA, encoded by the coding sequence ATGAATAATTTACAACGTTGTAGGGCGCCTATATACGAAATGCTGGAACAATATAGAATTATGGGTAATATATCATATCATGTGCCAGGGCATAAAAATGGAGAGGCATATGACGGCGATGCAGGCGCTGGTTTTCTAGATGAGGTTATGAAGTATGATGTTACGGAAATTACCGGCACGGATGATCTTCATCATCCTGAGGGAGTCATCAAGGAAGCTCAAGAGTTGGCAGCAGATTGCTTTGGAGCAGAGGAAAGCTTTTTTCTGGTTGGAGGGAGCACAGCTGGCAATCTGGCTCTTATTCTAACCGCTTGTCCCGAGCCTGGAATGATTATGATTCTTCAACGCAATGTGCATAAGTCAGTCATTCATGGACTGATGTTGGCTGGAGTACGCGCTGTTTTTTTGGAACCGCTGATTGACCCTCCTAGCGGCTTAGCAGTGGCGCCGGCGGCAGAAGCTGTTGAAGCTGCACTTGCAGCCTATCCTGAAGCCGCAGCTGTACTTGTTACCATGCCCAATTATTACGGCATGGGCAGTGACCTTGCGCCCCTCGCGCGTATTTGTCACAACAGCGGTGTACCGCTGCTAGTGGATGAGGCGCACGGGGCGCATTATGGCCAGCACCCGGCGCTGCCAGCCGGGGCGCTTGCTTGTGGCGCGGACAGCGTCGTGCAGTCCACGCACAAGATGCTCATAGCGATGACCATGGGCGCTATGCTGCATGTTCAAGGGCCGCGGCTCGACCGCGCCCTGCTCCGGCAGCGGCTCGCCATGGTGCAGAGCTCCAGCCCATCATATCCTATGATGGCGTCGCTGGATCTTGCCCGGCGGCTGCTGCACAGCCGGGGCAGTGATGCCTTCACGGCGGGGCTGGCCGCCGTGGACGTCCTGCGGCGCGGCCTTGCCGAGCTGCCGCGCTTCGGGCTGGTGCAGCCGGCAGAGCCGCTGCACCCAAATACGCCGCTTGATTCTATGGCGGCGTACGTGACACAGGACCCCTTCAAAGTCGTCATTTATGACGCCACCGGGGTCCTGAGCGGCTTCGAGCTGCAGCGCAGGCTCGAGGCTAAGGGTTGCGTGCCGGAGATGAGCGATGACCGGCACGTAGTGCTGCTGTTTAGCCTAGGATCGAAGGCTGAAGATGCAGCTAGGCTACTACAGGTGCTGCGGGAAATAGATTCGGAGGAACCTTCCGAATCACCGCTCGCCCCGGACATATCAGAATCCCGCAATATTTCCACGTGGAACAATTTTGATTCTTTACAAATCTCAGCGCCTGTCTCCTTCTCATTGAAGCCGGTGTCAGCTAATGAGATAGAAAGCATTGATCTTGAACATTGCGTGGGGAGAGTGGCGGCTGAGATGGTTATTCCATATCCGCCGGGCATCCCGATATTATATCCGGGTGAAGTGATCACAGATCAGATACAAAGAAGGCTGGCTGGTTTAGCCAAAGGAGGCGCCAAATTTCAGGCTTGTGCTGATCCGGTCTTACAGCGTATTGAGGTATACAACATTCAGAAGGGCGGAGAAGCATAA
- the tmk gene encoding dTMP kinase: MGREGFFITLEGGEGSGKTTVLGRVAAYLQNRSMPYRITREPGGIEIAEKIRSIILDPAHTAMDARTEALLYAASRSQHLAEVVEPALREGLTVLCDRFVDSSLVYQGHARGLGIEEVWSINRFAIGDRMPDLTFYLDVDPEIGLSRIAANQEREVNRLDLESLSFHQKVREGYQLLVEANPDRIVVLDANRPIHMVEKDIVRTLEERVLKGF; the protein is encoded by the coding sequence GTGGGAAGAGAAGGTTTCTTCATAACATTAGAAGGGGGCGAAGGCTCCGGAAAAACAACTGTACTGGGTAGAGTAGCAGCCTATTTGCAGAACCGGTCCATGCCTTATCGAATTACACGCGAACCTGGTGGCATTGAAATTGCCGAGAAGATTCGCTCCATTATTCTAGATCCTGCCCATACAGCGATGGATGCGCGAACAGAGGCATTGCTATACGCAGCATCAAGAAGCCAACATCTCGCCGAAGTAGTTGAACCAGCTCTTAGAGAAGGGCTTACAGTGCTCTGTGACCGCTTTGTAGACAGTAGTCTTGTTTATCAAGGACATGCGAGAGGGCTAGGAATTGAAGAAGTATGGAGTATTAATCGTTTTGCTATCGGAGACCGTATGCCGGATCTAACCTTTTATCTGGATGTAGATCCAGAGATAGGGTTGTCACGGATTGCAGCGAATCAAGAACGAGAAGTGAATCGCCTGGATCTGGAGAGTCTTTCTTTTCATCAGAAGGTTCGCGAAGGCTATCAATTATTGGTTGAGGCGAATCCGGACAGAATAGTAGTTCTAGATGCTAATCGCCCCATTCATATGGTAGAAAAAGATATCGTGAGAACACTTGAAGAGAGAGTATTAAAGGGTTTTTAG
- a CDS encoding cyclic-di-AMP receptor yields MKLIIAIIQDKDSNRLSSELVKANFRATKLASTGGFLRAGNTTFMIGVEDSQIESVLTVIRNSCKVREQLVTPVTPMSGTTDSYLPLPVEVQVGGATVFVLPVDRFEHY; encoded by the coding sequence ATGAAGTTGATCATTGCAATTATCCAGGACAAAGACAGTAACCGGTTGTCCAGCGAGCTAGTCAAAGCCAATTTCCGTGCTACCAAACTCGCAAGTACAGGTGGATTTCTGCGTGCGGGGAATACGACATTTATGATTGGGGTAGAAGACAGTCAGATTGAATCCGTATTGACCGTAATCCGTAACAGCTGTAAAGTGCGTGAGCAGTTAGTCACTCCGGTAACGCCAATGAGTGGAACAACGGATTCGTATTTGCCGCTTCCTGTCGAGGTACAAGTGGGCGGAGCTACTGTATTCGTACTTCCTGTAGATCGGTTTGAACATTATTAA
- a CDS encoding YaaR family protein, with product MKINPGYRPLKSEMTNAEGANRPVQQKSFSDVFQQQSEQKTKDELNRQIKEIQSQGDRLSKSMTIRELTIYRMMIKRFLEETARRGVILKETRGWDRRGRGKRYKLLEEIDSALLSMADDLLNSEQGRIDLLGRVGEIRGLLINLSF from the coding sequence TTGAAGATCAATCCGGGGTATAGGCCCTTAAAGAGTGAGATGACAAATGCAGAAGGGGCTAACAGACCCGTTCAGCAAAAATCGTTCTCTGATGTTTTTCAGCAGCAAAGTGAACAGAAAACCAAAGATGAACTAAATCGCCAGATCAAAGAAATACAGTCCCAAGGTGATCGTTTATCTAAGTCCATGACGATTCGCGAACTCACCATTTACCGGATGATGATCAAAAGGTTTCTGGAAGAAACGGCTCGAAGAGGCGTTATTCTGAAAGAAACACGCGGATGGGATCGACGTGGCCGTGGCAAGCGTTACAAGCTGCTTGAGGAAATTGATTCGGCTTTGCTATCTATGGCAGATGATTTGCTGAATAGTGAGCAGGGCCGAATAGATCTGTTGGGACGCGTTGGAGAAATCCGCGGGTTGTTAATCAACCTTTCTTTTTAA